A stretch of DNA from Methylomicrobium lacus LW14:
TGATTAAAATTGGCCTCAAATTCTAATGGACTTTGAAAGCTATTGGCAGAATGTAACCTAACAGGATTGTAATCTGTTTCGATATATTCAAACACGGTTTGCCGGATGGCTTCGCGAGAGCGAAATTGTTCACCATGAATGGCTTCGACCTTGAGCGAATGGAAAAAGCTCTCGGCACAGGCATTATCATAACAATTGTCTTTGGCGCTCATGCTACCCAACATGTCATGTTGCCGTAGCAATTGCCGGTAGGCGTGCGAACAATATTGGCTGCCTTGATCCGAGTGGATAATAACGCCCTTGGGACGTTTACGCCGAAAAATAGCCATTTTCAGCGCATTGCATACCAAATCCGTCGTCATGCGTTCGGCCATGGACCAACCAACGACTTGCCGAGAAAACAGGTCAATGATGACAGCCAGATAGAGCCAACCTTCGTCCGTCCACAAATACGTGATATCGCCCGCCCATTTCTGATTTGGGTCCGTGACTGAAAAGTCTTATTGCAACAGATTATCGAATACCGGCAAATTGTGTTTGCTGTTGGTCGTTGCCTTAAACTTGCGAGCAGCCTTGGCTACTAAGCCTTGGCGTTTCAGGCTGGCGGCGATCGTTTTTGGGTTGTAGGATCGACCATCTTCTTTATGCAATTTTCGCTGCAGTCGTTCAGCGCCATAATGCTGCTTGTGCTTGTGGAATAGGGTTTTCACTTGCTGGTCAAGTAATATCCGCTGTTGATGCCGTGCACAGGGCTTTCGGCGCAGCCAAGCGTAATAGCCACTTCGCGATACCTTAAAACACTGACACATAAAAGCCAGGGAATAATCAGCTTGATGATTTTTCATGTATTCGTACCTCGCTTGAGCTGTTGAGTAAAGTACGTTGCCGCATTTTTTACCCACAGGGCACAAGTAATAGCGACAACTCCTCAGCCTGTTGGGCCAGTTGGCGTTTTAATCGAGCATTTTCTGCCGCCAAGCACGCTTCTCGCTCTTTAACGGTCTGGGCGTGTTCCAAGTGTTTACGCCAGGCGTAGAGCTGGGATTCATGTAAACCCAGTTGCTTGGCGGCCTTGGCGACACCAATCTGAGCCGCCAGCTTTAGGCTTTCTTGTTTGTATTCGGCGTTATGCCGTGTGTAGCTGGCTTTCTAACCAGTCGATTTCGTGCTCATGCAAGTACCTCTCTTCGGTTGAGAATACTCGCTTTTTAAAGCGTCCACTACTCGTGGTGGAGATCAGTCGCCTCGGTGACGACATCGGCGTGCTTGCTGTCAACATTCTTGATCAGGGTGAGTTTGGAGACGCGATCAACCACGGTGACCAACGCTCCCTGATGGTTTTGGCCAATCACCGTATCGATCGCCCAATCCCCAATACGGGCCTTCTGTTCGACAATCGCGGGGCGCTCGTCAATGCGGATCCGGTTTTTGATCTGCGCGCGCTTATCCTTTGATCCGTAGCGCTTTTTCCGCTGCTTTTGACTCTGTATAAGGTGCTTAAAGAGTTCACCGCCTACACGTTTGTCTGCCCAGATATGCTAATAAATGCGTTCATGGCTGATTAAAAGGCTTTCAACCATCCGGAGGCTTACTCGGGGCTCCAATCCTCTTGAATCTGCGCCTTTATCATGCGGATCACCTCGGCGGTCATTTTGATCGCTTTGCCCGCTTCACGGCGGCGCTTAGCGCTCTTGATCTGCGCTTGCTTCGGCCGGTAACCGCGCTGTCCGCTATTGCGCTTGAGTTCGCGGCTGAGCGTGGACTCAGAAACGCCTACCACACGGGCAATGCTCGTCTGATCTTTTTCTGCTGCCTTGAGCGCCGCACTCTGCTATCGTTACCCTTCGGTCAGGTGGCTGTATCTCTTCATATGTAATGGTCAACAAAAACCGGACACCTATTTAGGCAGCGCTTCTATAAAATTCCCGTTCGAATTCGATCGGGGATTGATAGCCCAATGCCGAGTGCGATCGACGACCGTTATAAAAAGCCAAATAATCAATCACACTCAGTTTGGCCGCTTCTTGGGTTTTGAATTTTTCGTAGTTGAGCTGTTCATGTTTCAAACTGCGAAAAAATCGTTCGGTCGGCGAATTGTCCCAGCAATTGCCTTTGCGGCTCATGCTTTGCTCCATACGCATCACCGCCAGATGTTGGCGATATTCCCGACTCGCATACTGGCTGCCGCGATCCGAGTGATGCAACAGGCCCGGCGGTGGCTTTCGGCGCCAGAAGGCCATTTGCAAGGCCTTGACACAGAGCGAGGTCCGCATGTGGTCGTCAATCGCCCAGCCCACGACTTGGCGGGAAAACAGATCGATCACCACGGCGACATACAGCCAGCCTTGTAGCGTCCAAACATAGGTAATATCGGTCGTCCACACCT
This window harbors:
- a CDS encoding IS30 family transposase, yielding MWADKRVGGELFKHLIQSQKQRKKRYGSKDKRAQIKNRIRIDERPAIVEQKARIGDWAIDTVIGQNHQGALVTVVDRVSKLTLIKNVDSKHADVVTEATDLHHE
- a CDS encoding IS3 family transposase is translated as MKKGRSLLYERSRIKYGFIQAQQKTYPVTVLCRVMEVSTSAYYVWCNAAAVGDKTQQDQALVDKLRQIFTDNKHCFGSRRLSDRLKKQGFAAGRFKTRRIMRELNLQVRYPKRFKVTTDSNHNETLSPNRLDRQFQVAKPNQVWTTDITYVWTLQGWLYVAVVIDLFSRQVVGWAIDDHMRTSLCVKALQMAFWRRKPPPGLLHHSDRGSQYASREYRQHLAVMRMEQSMSRKGNCWDNSPTERFFRSLKHEQLNYEKFKTQEAAKLSVIDYLAFYNGRRSHSALGYQSPIEFEREFYRSAA